A portion of the Lolium rigidum isolate FL_2022 chromosome 1, APGP_CSIRO_Lrig_0.1, whole genome shotgun sequence genome contains these proteins:
- the LOC124685148 gene encoding hydroxyproline O-arabinosyltransferase 1-like produces MAPPCGRGAPPLVLIALSAAFLTYNALLSSRSVPPLPTSFPDATAAFSSSSRSRRLASDGSGGPRPFHTAVTASGSVYNTWQCRVMYHWFKEARRQARGADMGGFTRILHSGKPDEFVREIPTFVAEPLQEGTDQGYIVLNRPWAFVQWLQKADIQEEYILMAEPDHLIVKPIPNLSRDGRAAAFPFFYIEPQKFEKLLRKFFPENKGPITNIDPIGNSPVIIEKESLSRIAPTWMNMSLAMKKDPEADKAFGWVLEMYAYALASALHGVGNILHKDFMIQPPWDLEIGDSYIIHYTYGCDYDMKGELTYGIIGEWRFDKRSYENKPPPRNLPLPPNGVPRSVVTLVKMVNEATANIPNWESYAAE; encoded by the exons ATGGCACCGCCGTGCGGCCGCGGCGCCCCGCCGCTGGTCCTCATCGCGCTCTCCGCGGCGTTCCTCACCTACAACGCGCTCCTCTCGTCCCGCTCCGTCCCGCCCCTCCCCACCTCCTTCCCCGACGCCACCGCCGCCTTTTCCTCCTCATCCCGCTCCCGCCGCCTCGCCTCTGACGGTAGCGGCGGGCCGAGGCCGTTCCACACCGCGGTGACCGCCTCCGGGTCCGTCTACAACACGTGGCAGTGCCGCGTCATGTACCACTGGTTCAAGGAGGCGCGGCGGCAGGCGCGCGGCGCCGACATGGGCGGCTTCACCAGGATCCTGCACTCCGGGAAGCCCGACGAGTTCGTCCGCGAGATCCCCACCTTCGTCGCCGAACCACTCCAGGAAGGGACGGATCAG GGATACATTGTTCTTAATAGGCCCTGGGCATTTGTTCAATGGCTACAGAAGGCAGACATACAGGAAGA ATATATCTTGATGGCAGAGCCAGATCATCTTATTGTCAAGCCTATCCCAAACTTATCAAGAGATGGCCGTGCAGCAGCTTTCCCTTTCTTCTATATAGAGccccaaaaatttgaaaaactgTTGCGTAAATTCTTTCCTGAAAATAAAGGGCCAATAACAAACATTGATCCCATAGGAAATTCTCCTGTCATCATTGAGAAG GAATCTCTTTCTAGGATTGCACCGACATGGATGAATATGTCGTTAGCCATGAAGAAAGATCCTGAAGCAGATAAAGCTTTTGGATGGGTTCTTGAAAT GTATGCATATGCTCTAGCATCAGCTCTGCATGGAGTGGGGAATATCTTACACAAGGATTTCATGATTCAG CCACCATGGGACTTGGAAATTGGTGATTCATATATCATACATTATACTTATGGGTGTGATTATGATATGAAG GGTGAATTGACTTACGGCATAATTGGAGAGTGGAGGTTTGACAAAAGATCCTACGAGAATAAACCTCCTCCTAGAAATTTGCCATTACCTCCGAATGGCGTACCTAGAAGTGTG GTGACACTTGTGAAAATGGTGAATGAAGCAACGGCCAACATACCCAACTGGGAATCTTATGCAGCCGAGTGA
- the LOC124670393 gene encoding putative glycerol-3-phosphate transporter 5 (The sequence of the model RefSeq protein was modified relative to this genomic sequence to represent the inferred CDS: added 27 bases not found in genome assembly) has translation MEPAAAAALPASHVSAQGGHTAATAARDLRRRQYAVLALTFAAYAAFHASRKPPSIVKAVLSTDWAPFSGPSGTHHLGELDLAFLSAYAAAMFAAGHLADRADLRVLLGAAMLASAATSAALGAAYFLDIHSLAFFLAAQVASGVVQSAGWPCVVAVVGNWFGHASSRGTIMGVWTSHTSVGNIAGSFLAAAVLEFGWGWSFLVPALVIAALGVVVLVFLVAHPSDAGLELDAMEVEMNGEGGEEVELLVEEKKEVQVDDDEFEMEMGSQLPRAIGFLEAWRLPGVAPYAFCLFFSKLVAYTFLYWLPFYIRNNAVAGQFLSHKASGILSIVFDIGGVLGGISAGYLSDAIGARAITSVLFLLLSIPSLILYRAFGSISMRHNLGLMFISGYFVNGPYSLITTAVATDLGTQDAIKGNSRALATVSAIIDGTGSVGAALGPLLTGYISTRGWNSVFFMLIVSISLALVFLIRIARDEIVAKIGARH, from the exons ccggcctctCACGTGAGCGCTCAGGGCGGCcataccgccgccacagccgcgcgTGATCTCCGGCGCCGCCAGTACGCGGTGCTAGCGCTCACCTTCGCCGCGTACGCCGCGTTCCACGCCTCCCGCAAGCCGCCCAGCATCGTCAAGGCCGTCCTCTCCACGGACTGGGCGCCCTTCTCCGGGCCCAGCGGGACCCACCACCTGGGCGAGCTCGACCTCGCCTTCCTCTCCGCCTACGCCGCCGCCATGTTCGCCGCGGGCCACCTCGCCGACCGCGCCGACCTGCGCGTCCTCCTCGGCGCCGCCATGCTCGCCTCCGCGGCCACGTCGGCGGCGCTCGGCGCGGCCTACTTCCTCGACATCCACagcctcgccttcttcctcgccgcgcaGGTCGCCAGCGGCGTGGTCCAGTCCGCCGGATGGCCCtgcgtcgtcgccgtcgtgggGAACTGGTTCGGCCACGCCTCCAGCCGCGGCACCATCATGGGGGTCTGGACCTCGCACACCTCTGTCGGCAACATCGCGggctccttcctcgccgccgccgtgctcgaGTTCGGCTGGGGGTGGTCCTTCTTGGTACCAGCATTGGTCATTGCCGCGCTCGGAGTCGTGGTGCTGGTGTTCTTGGTCGCCCACCCGAGTGATGCTGGTTTGGAGCTGGATGCAATGGAGGTTGAGATGAATGGGGAAGGCGGGGAGGAGGTGGAGCTTCTTgtggaggagaagaaagaggTTCAAGTGGATGATGACGAGTTTGAAATGGAGATGGGGTCTCAACTTCCTAGGGCCATTGGATTCTTGGAGGCATGGAGATTGCCCGGTGTCGCGCCTTATGCGTTCTGCCtcttcttctccaagcttgttgctTATACCTTCCTCTACTGGTTGCCATTCTATATACGGAACAATG CTGTAGCTGGCCAGTTCTTGTCGCACAAGGCTTCAGGAATTTTGTCAATCGTATTCGACATTGGAGGAGTATTGGGAGGGATTTCAGCTGGTTACCTCTCGGACGCAATAGGTGCCCGTGCTATAACATCAGTTTTGTTTCTTCTCCTGTCAATCCCTTCCCTTATCCTTTACCGGGCATTCGGAAGCATATCCATGCGCCACAACCTTGGCCTCATGTTCATCTCTGGTTACTTCGTGAATGGCCCCTACTCCCTCATCACCACCGCAGTGGCAACAGATCTTGGCACCCAGGATGCGATCAAGGGGAACTCACGAGCGCTGGCTACGGTATCTGCAATAATTGATGGCACTGGCTCTGTCGGCGCTGCGCTGGGACCCTTACTGACGGGGTACATCTCGACCAGAGGATGGAACAGCGTGTTCTTCATGCTGATCGTGTCCATATCGCTCGCCCTCGTATTTTTGATACGCATAGCGAGAGATGAGATAGTTGCTAAGATCGGTGCCAGGCATTAG